A genomic segment from Microcoleus sp. FACHB-672 encodes:
- a CDS encoding TenA family protein, which translates to MTLSSELWQTNEDLAVACLEHPFVQGIATGTLPKSRFAYYVGQDAFFLEAFARAYSIAGAKAPDWEAFEVFHALAGGVLEELKLHQGYAAEWGVDLRETEPAPATRRYTDFLMATAWSHEAGLIATAMAPCMRLYAFLGRQIAKDGIPDHPYAGWIRTYSSPDFEPLAEQLERLLDRYAEPLPATHSTYRYAMLCERDFFQAAWESADH; encoded by the coding sequence ATGACGCTTTCTAGTGAACTGTGGCAAACCAATGAAGATTTAGCGGTTGCCTGTCTGGAACATCCGTTTGTACAGGGAATTGCCACCGGCACCTTGCCCAAAAGCCGATTTGCCTATTACGTCGGACAAGATGCCTTTTTCTTAGAAGCCTTTGCCCGCGCCTATAGTATTGCCGGTGCAAAAGCACCTGACTGGGAGGCATTTGAAGTATTCCACGCCCTTGCCGGCGGCGTTTTAGAAGAACTCAAGCTGCATCAAGGCTATGCAGCCGAGTGGGGCGTAGATTTGCGGGAAACGGAACCGGCACCCGCGACGCGTCGCTATACCGATTTTTTGATGGCCACCGCTTGGAGTCATGAAGCCGGCCTGATTGCAACGGCGATGGCCCCGTGTATGCGACTCTATGCCTTTTTAGGCCGGCAAATAGCCAAAGATGGCATTCCCGATCATCCCTATGCCGGCTGGATTCGCACCTACAGCAGCCCGGACTTTGAGCCGCTGGCTGAACAGCTAGAACGCTTGCTAGACCGCTATGCTGAACCGCTGCCAGCGACGCACTCGACTTATCGCTACGCCATGCTGTGCGAGCGAGATTTCTTTCAGGCTGCGTGGGAAAGTGCCGATCATTAA